One Cellulomonas soli DNA window includes the following coding sequences:
- a CDS encoding maleylpyruvate isomerase family mycothiol-dependent enzyme produces the protein MTTAPVDHLVTLAALQEQFRSTIDEVDPTAPVPWCGRWKVRDLVEHLARVHHWAAAQAARTPEVPLGRGPFDLAPFYAEQAAELHATLTRLGPDAIGSTLNGPGPASFWYRRQVHETLVHLWDLRTAGHLTLDADPTLWADTVDEVVTVMFPRQVRLGRTPVLERPLTLVADDAPRRWTLATADETTDNAALTVTGSAEALALLLWGRTTPDDPRLSVDGDRPWLTQVLARPLTP, from the coding sequence ATGACCACGGCTCCCGTCGACCATCTCGTGACGCTCGCCGCGCTGCAGGAGCAGTTCCGCAGCACGATCGACGAGGTGGACCCGACCGCTCCGGTCCCCTGGTGCGGCCGCTGGAAGGTGCGGGACCTTGTCGAGCACCTGGCCCGCGTGCACCACTGGGCGGCCGCCCAGGCTGCGCGCACCCCTGAGGTCCCCCTCGGGCGCGGGCCGTTCGATCTCGCCCCGTTCTACGCCGAGCAGGCCGCCGAGCTGCACGCGACGCTGACCCGGCTCGGCCCCGACGCGATCGGGTCGACGCTCAACGGTCCTGGCCCCGCCTCGTTCTGGTATCGCAGGCAGGTGCACGAGACGCTCGTGCACCTGTGGGACCTGCGCACCGCGGGGCATCTCACGCTCGACGCGGACCCGACCCTGTGGGCCGACACCGTGGACGAGGTCGTCACCGTGATGTTCCCCCGGCAGGTGCGCCTGGGGCGCACCCCGGTGCTCGAGCGGCCGCTGACCCTCGTCGCCGACGACGCGCCGAGGCGGTGGACCCTCGCCACCGCCGACGAGACCACCGACAACGCCGCGTTGACCGTGACCGGCTCCGCGGAGGCGCTCGCGCTGCTCCTGTGGGGCCGTACGACCCCCGACGACCCGCGCCTGTCGGTCGACGGTGACCGTCCCTGGCTCACCCAGGTCCTCGCGCGCCCGCTGACCCCGTGA
- a CDS encoding PKD domain-containing protein yields the protein MTRRTVSLGLLFAAVAVLVAPASPAHAAVDGWSDGDAVVLNAFQAAQISNVAARADPAVALVRYMRAPQCNVVTGGLPEPGTAASGGAGADLPACGPTNGTIQPPVCVDGPAVLPLWRQQRSGAGAAWPSTWQLVFGYSCPEDQVPTFTAEDLRRLPLVSTAVTTQPPSGPVLVNVDSIMLADAASQSFTTDLLGFVVDVVATPAVYTWDYGDGSRPVSTTSPGRPYPEQDVVHVYTQPGTYTIGLVTTWTARYRVAGSGVWRDVVGTATTTTALPAWEAVERRAQLVATDCLQDPSGAGCG from the coding sequence GTGACTCGACGGACCGTCTCGCTCGGTTTGCTGTTCGCGGCTGTCGCAGTCCTTGTCGCGCCGGCGTCGCCTGCGCACGCCGCGGTGGACGGCTGGAGCGATGGCGATGCCGTCGTGCTCAACGCATTCCAGGCGGCGCAGATCTCGAACGTCGCGGCGCGGGCCGATCCGGCGGTGGCGCTCGTGCGGTACATGCGGGCTCCGCAGTGCAACGTGGTGACCGGTGGGCTCCCGGAGCCCGGGACGGCCGCGAGCGGCGGTGCGGGGGCCGACCTGCCGGCGTGCGGGCCGACCAACGGGACGATCCAGCCGCCGGTCTGCGTCGACGGGCCGGCCGTGCTGCCGCTGTGGCGTCAGCAACGATCGGGCGCGGGCGCCGCGTGGCCGAGCACGTGGCAGCTGGTGTTCGGCTACTCGTGCCCGGAGGACCAGGTCCCGACCTTCACGGCGGAGGACCTGCGCAGGCTGCCCTTGGTGTCGACGGCCGTCACGACGCAACCGCCGTCGGGGCCGGTGCTGGTCAACGTGGACTCGATCATGCTGGCGGACGCGGCCTCGCAGTCCTTCACGACGGACCTGCTCGGTTTCGTGGTCGACGTCGTCGCCACGCCGGCGGTCTACACGTGGGACTACGGGGACGGTTCACGGCCGGTGAGCACGACGTCGCCTGGTCGTCCCTATCCGGAGCAGGACGTCGTGCACGTCTACACGCAGCCCGGCACCTACACGATCGGGCTCGTGACGACCTGGACGGCGCGGTACCGGGTCGCGGGGTCGGGCGTCTGGCGGGACGTGGTGGGGACGGCCACGACGACCACGGCCCTGCCCGCGTGGGAGGCGGTGGAGCGCCGGGCACAGCTCGTCGCGACGGACTGCCTGCAGGACCCCAGCGGGGCCGGTTGCGGCTGA